From Streptomyces sp. NBC_00237, a single genomic window includes:
- a CDS encoding HtaA domain-containing protein encodes MAATRRPIALAAAVATVAAVGATAFALPAAAADGAAAPAAPAPIVGATLDWGVFGGFRTYVTGPIAKGRIELSGGAKQAADNGAFTFGNGKTAYDMVTHASTTTLDGAVRFTGHEGKLDLTLSDIKVKTTRTGGTISADVKSAAGGGKFVETNDADLVTLTMVKPGGGKDGMVFKDMPTKLTAAGSAAFNKMYAENLALDPATLTVPTGETKPDPKPDPKPDPDPKPDPKPDPKPDPKPDPDPKPNPDPKPNPDPKPDPKPDPKPPVNDVKGAIVDGNLDWGVLERFRTYITGPIAHGKIELSGGATQAGKGFRFPKGKGTFDAEKQNLSASFDGKVRFLGHQTAGTWVLDLSLSAFKVEVQGGKATLVADVSSKDRESGDTQNLKALAIANLAPQGKLDIVDGVVKLSGVPATMTAGAAKVFGEPYKTGQVMDPLTVAVSVDKDAQLPQPGTATGGTGTTGGTGTGTTGGDSTGGSTGGSVGGSVGGAGTTGGSVGGSVGGAAGGNLAATGSSAPTGVLMGAAGALAVAGGAVVFAARRRTSGTQG; translated from the coding sequence ATGGCAGCCACCCGCCGCCCCATAGCCCTCGCCGCAGCCGTCGCCACGGTTGCCGCCGTCGGCGCCACCGCCTTCGCCCTCCCCGCCGCAGCCGCCGACGGTGCGGCCGCCCCGGCCGCCCCCGCTCCGATCGTGGGCGCGACCCTGGACTGGGGGGTCTTCGGCGGCTTCCGCACGTACGTCACCGGGCCCATCGCGAAGGGCAGGATCGAGCTGTCCGGCGGTGCCAAGCAGGCCGCCGACAACGGTGCTTTCACCTTCGGCAACGGCAAGACCGCGTACGACATGGTCACTCACGCCAGCACGACCACCCTCGACGGCGCGGTCCGTTTCACCGGGCACGAGGGGAAGCTGGACCTGACCCTCTCGGACATCAAGGTCAAGACGACCCGCACCGGCGGCACGATCTCCGCGGACGTGAAGTCGGCGGCGGGCGGCGGCAAGTTCGTCGAGACGAACGACGCCGACCTGGTCACGCTGACGATGGTCAAGCCGGGCGGCGGCAAGGACGGCATGGTCTTCAAGGACATGCCGACCAAGCTGACGGCAGCGGGCAGCGCCGCCTTCAACAAGATGTACGCCGAGAACCTGGCGCTCGACCCGGCGACGCTGACGGTGCCGACGGGGGAGACGAAGCCCGACCCGAAGCCCGACCCGAAGCCCGACCCGGACCCGAAGCCCGACCCCAAGCCGGATCCCAAGCCCGACCCGAAGCCCGACCCGGATCCGAAGCCCAACCCGGACCCCAAGCCCAACCCGGACCCCAAGCCCGATCCCAAGCCGGACCCGAAGCCCCCGGTCAACGACGTCAAGGGCGCCATCGTCGACGGCAACCTCGACTGGGGTGTGCTGGAGCGCTTCCGCACCTACATCACCGGCCCGATCGCCCACGGCAAGATCGAGCTGTCCGGCGGGGCGACGCAGGCCGGTAAGGGCTTCCGCTTCCCGAAGGGCAAGGGCACCTTCGACGCCGAGAAGCAGAACCTGTCCGCCTCCTTCGACGGCAAGGTCCGCTTCCTCGGCCACCAGACGGCGGGCACGTGGGTGCTCGACCTGAGCCTGTCGGCGTTCAAGGTGGAGGTGCAGGGCGGAAAGGCGACCCTCGTCGCGGACGTGTCGAGCAAGGACCGCGAGTCCGGCGACACCCAGAACCTCAAGGCCCTGGCGATCGCGAACCTGGCCCCCCAGGGCAAGCTCGACATCGTCGACGGCGTGGTGAAGCTGTCCGGCGTTCCGGCGACGATGACGGCGGGCGCGGCGAAGGTCTTCGGCGAGCCGTACAAGACGGGCCAGGTCATGGACCCGCTGACGGTCGCGGTGTCCGTCGACAAGGACGCGCAGCTGCCGCAGCCCGGTACGGCGACGGGCGGCACGGGCACGACGGGTGGCACCGGCACGGGCACCACCGGTGGTGACTCGACCGGCGGTTCGACCGGCGGCTCCGTCGGCGGCTCGGTCGGTGGTGCGGGTACCACGGGCGGCTCGGTCGGCGGTTCCGTGGGCGGTGCGGCGGGCGGCAACCTCGCCGCGACGGGGTCGTCGGCTCCGACGGGTGTGCTGATGGGGGCGGCGGGGGCGCTGGCCGTCGCCGGTGGCGCGGTGGTGTTCGCGGCGCGTCGCCGCACGTCGGGCACGCAGGGCTGA
- a CDS encoding hemin ABC transporter substrate-binding protein has translation MHPVRTPAAPPRPSRLAGALMSVLALAVVATGCGGTTPGAKPSGGGGATTEAKQAADRVEPLAAAPEQALPVTVSSADGTEVKVTSTDRIVPLTGSLNEIVFTLGLGKHVVARDITATFEQAKDLPVVTRAHDVSAESVLSLKPTVVLADTTTGPVEAIDQIRDAGIPLVVVAPAKELADVDRRIDAVATALGAKPAGEELKKRTRQRLAAVQKDIPKPKDGKKPRVTFLYLRGSASVYLLGGRDSGASSLLEAAGAIDAGKDSGLAKDFTAITSEALVKAAPDAILVMTKGLESVDGVDGLLKVPGVAETPAGLDRRIVSLPDGVMLNYGPRTDQVLASLVDQLYGTPAVTQ, from the coding sequence GTGCACCCCGTGCGAACGCCAGCCGCGCCCCCGCGCCCCTCACGCCTGGCAGGTGCACTGATGTCCGTGCTCGCCCTCGCCGTCGTCGCCACGGGCTGCGGCGGTACGACGCCGGGCGCGAAGCCCTCCGGAGGCGGCGGCGCCACGACGGAGGCCAAGCAGGCCGCCGACCGCGTCGAGCCCCTCGCCGCCGCCCCGGAGCAGGCCCTTCCGGTCACCGTCTCCTCCGCCGACGGCACGGAGGTGAAGGTCACCTCGACCGACCGGATCGTGCCGCTCACCGGCAGCCTCAACGAGATCGTCTTCACTCTCGGGCTCGGCAAGCACGTCGTCGCCCGCGACATCACGGCCACCTTCGAGCAGGCCAAGGACCTCCCGGTGGTGACACGTGCTCACGACGTGTCGGCCGAAAGCGTCCTCTCCCTGAAGCCGACGGTCGTCCTCGCCGACACCACCACGGGCCCGGTCGAGGCCATCGACCAGATCCGCGACGCGGGCATCCCGCTCGTCGTGGTCGCCCCCGCCAAGGAACTCGCCGACGTCGACAGGCGCATCGACGCGGTCGCCACCGCGCTCGGCGCGAAGCCCGCCGGTGAGGAACTGAAGAAGCGCACGCGGCAGCGGCTGGCCGCCGTACAGAAGGACATCCCGAAGCCGAAGGACGGCAAGAAGCCCCGCGTGACCTTCCTGTACCTGCGCGGCTCGGCCTCCGTGTACCTGCTCGGCGGCCGTGACTCCGGGGCGAGTTCGCTCCTGGAGGCGGCCGGGGCCATCGACGCGGGCAAGGACTCGGGCCTGGCCAAGGACTTCACCGCGATCACCAGCGAAGCCCTGGTCAAGGCCGCCCCCGACGCGATCCTCGTCATGACGAAGGGCCTCGAATCGGTCGACGGCGTCGACGGCCTCCTCAAGGTCCCGGGCGTCGCCGAGACCCCGGCGGGCCTGGACCGCCGGATCGTCTCCCTCCCCGACGGCGTGATGCTCAACTACGGCCCGCGCACCGACCAGGTCCTCGCGTCCCTGGTCGACCAGCTCTACGGCACCCCGGCGGTCACCCAGTGA
- a CDS encoding HtaA domain-containing protein, producing MLSSRPARASAVALVAAVLGALLPASTASAAARTVQGGRLDWGIKSSFQSYVTGPIAKGTFTLRGGAATVGGSQFRFHSANGSYDPDSGALDSGFSGGVRFTGHQSPAGFALDLTISRPTVRISGGSGTLFADVSSKDKASGKVTRSSQIALASLAVGGINMKGGGSPIALNNVPATLTSQGASAFAGYYTAGTRLDPVSLSADVAAGAKTPEKAPEKAPEAKQPEEKGKGDEKASGPIQDAAVDWGVRRTFREYVTGPISRGTWDLSGGALDGGALFRFPQGKGAYDSGRKTLDARFAGSVRFSGAHLDLTLSQVNVKVADGKGTLVADVASKDPTTKKDVRTAGVPLVTFEAKALDAKDGLVNLTEAPATLTEEGAKAFGSMYKAGTEMDPVSLAVAVDAKAKLPALPDLGSDTKPSAPPAPAASASADKKTSEEPKTAKTASASASSNTVLYVAAGAVVLVLLAGAAFFVVRRRGSGTNAG from the coding sequence ATGTTGTCGTCCAGACCGGCCCGCGCCTCTGCGGTCGCGCTCGTCGCGGCCGTGCTGGGAGCACTGCTCCCGGCCTCGACCGCCAGTGCGGCAGCGCGCACCGTCCAGGGCGGCAGGCTCGACTGGGGGATCAAGTCCTCCTTCCAGAGCTACGTCACGGGGCCCATAGCCAAGGGCACGTTCACGCTCCGGGGCGGCGCCGCGACCGTCGGCGGCAGCCAGTTCCGCTTCCACTCGGCGAACGGCTCGTACGACCCGGACAGCGGGGCGCTCGACTCCGGCTTCTCCGGCGGGGTCCGCTTCACCGGCCACCAGTCGCCGGCCGGTTTCGCGCTGGACCTCACCATCAGCCGCCCGACCGTACGGATCTCCGGCGGCAGCGGCACCCTCTTCGCGGACGTGTCCAGCAAGGACAAGGCCAGCGGCAAGGTGACGCGTTCCTCCCAGATCGCGCTGGCCTCGCTCGCCGTCGGCGGCATCAACATGAAGGGCGGCGGCAGCCCGATCGCCCTCAACAACGTTCCCGCGACGCTGACCTCGCAGGGCGCGAGCGCCTTCGCGGGCTACTACACGGCGGGCACCCGGCTCGACCCGGTCAGCCTGTCGGCGGACGTGGCGGCGGGTGCGAAGACGCCGGAGAAGGCGCCCGAGAAGGCCCCGGAGGCCAAGCAGCCCGAGGAGAAGGGCAAGGGCGACGAGAAGGCGTCAGGACCGATCCAGGACGCGGCCGTCGACTGGGGCGTGCGGCGCACCTTCCGCGAGTACGTCACGGGCCCGATCTCCCGGGGCACGTGGGACCTCTCCGGCGGCGCGCTGGACGGCGGCGCGCTGTTCCGCTTCCCGCAGGGCAAGGGCGCGTACGACAGCGGCAGGAAGACCCTGGACGCGCGCTTCGCGGGCAGCGTCCGCTTCTCGGGCGCGCACCTCGACCTGACCCTCTCCCAGGTCAACGTGAAGGTCGCCGACGGCAAGGGCACCCTGGTCGCGGACGTCGCGAGCAAGGACCCGACGACCAAGAAGGACGTCCGGACGGCCGGGGTGCCCCTGGTCACCTTCGAGGCGAAGGCCCTGGACGCCAAGGACGGGCTGGTGAACCTGACCGAGGCTCCGGCGACGCTCACCGAGGAGGGCGCGAAGGCGTTCGGCTCGATGTACAAGGCGGGCACCGAGATGGACCCGGTGTCGCTGGCCGTCGCGGTCGACGCGAAGGCGAAGCTGCCCGCGCTGCCGGACCTCGGCAGCGACACCAAGCCGTCGGCGCCGCCCGCTCCCGCCGCCTCCGCCTCCGCCGACAAGAAGACGTCCGAGGAGCCGAAGACGGCGAAGACCGCCTCGGCCTCCGCATCCTCCAACACCGTGCTGTACGTCGCCGCCGGCGCGGTCGTGCTGGTGCTGCTCGCCGGGGCCGCGTTCTTCGTGGTCCGCAGGCGGGGTAGCGGCACGAACGCGGGCTGA
- a CDS encoding heme ABC transporter ATP-binding protein, which translates to MSAWKSFLPSFSSFPSFSSGRTRSLPAALAPGAAAVEVRGLHVRLGQREVLSGIDLTARAGEVLALVGPNGAGKSTLLAAVAADLPATEGAVRIDGRPVGGWTAAELALRRSVLPQSAALSFPFPVEDVVRMGRAPWAGTPHEDDDDLAVAEAMAATEVTAFGPRPFGALSGGERARVALARVLAQRAPVLLLDEPTAALDLRHQELVLRICRERAAAGDAVVVVLHDLGLAAAYADRAAVLHDGRIAACGPPAEVFGEELLSRVYRQPVEVLPHPRTGDPLVVPRRVS; encoded by the coding sequence ATGAGCGCGTGGAAGTCGTTTCTCCCTTCGTTCTCTTCGTTCCCTTCGTTCTCTTCGGGGCGTACGCGCAGCCTGCCCGCCGCCCTCGCACCCGGTGCAGCCGCCGTCGAGGTCAGGGGCCTGCACGTCAGGCTCGGGCAGCGCGAGGTGCTGTCCGGCATCGACCTGACCGCCCGCGCCGGCGAGGTGCTCGCCCTGGTCGGGCCCAACGGGGCGGGCAAGTCGACCCTGCTGGCCGCCGTCGCCGCCGACCTGCCCGCGACGGAAGGTGCGGTACGGATCGACGGCCGGCCCGTCGGCGGGTGGACGGCCGCCGAGCTGGCGCTGCGCCGTTCCGTGCTCCCCCAGTCCGCCGCGCTCTCCTTCCCCTTCCCCGTCGAGGACGTCGTCCGGATGGGCCGCGCCCCCTGGGCTGGCACCCCGCACGAGGACGACGACGACCTGGCCGTCGCCGAAGCCATGGCGGCCACCGAGGTCACCGCGTTCGGGCCGCGCCCGTTCGGTGCGCTGTCCGGCGGCGAGCGGGCCCGGGTCGCGCTCGCCCGCGTACTGGCCCAGCGCGCTCCCGTACTCCTGCTCGACGAACCGACGGCCGCCCTCGACCTGCGCCACCAGGAACTGGTGCTGCGGATCTGCCGGGAGCGGGCGGCGGCGGGCGACGCGGTCGTCGTCGTCCTCCACGACCTCGGTCTCGCGGCGGCGTACGCGGACCGGGCGGCCGTCCTGCACGACGGGCGCATCGCGGCGTGCGGTCCGCCCGCCGAGGTGTTCGGCGAGGAGCTGCTGTCCCGGGTCTACCGG
- a CDS encoding iron chelate uptake ABC transporter family permease subunit has product MSIDPATTAPGTTRATGAPPGPETAPPARESVPAASPADGSPAVGSPADGSPAGGSPAKAPAKGRRGTAFTLTVGLSLALLLLALVSAGLGTYHISPGDVLASVQNRIGLGGAPLDRVGESVLWNIRLPRVALALLVGASLGCAGALMQGVFGNPLAEPGVIGISAGAAVGAVASIALGLSFFGNWTVTFCAFVAGLITVLLVYVLSRSGGRTEVVTLILTGIAVNAFAGALIGLAIFFADNAQITQITFWQLGSLAGATWPKVLAVLPCALLGLLAAPFYARRLDLLALGERPARHLGVDVEKMRMALVLVVALLTAAAVAVAGIITFVGLLVPHLLRMANGPGHRFLVPGSALGGAIVLLAGDLAARTVANPAELPLGVLTALFGSPFFFWLLRRTRRKQGGWA; this is encoded by the coding sequence GTGAGCATCGACCCGGCGACCACCGCCCCCGGAACCACCCGGGCCACGGGCGCCCCGCCCGGACCGGAAACCGCGCCACCCGCACGGGAGTCGGTCCCGGCCGCAAGCCCCGCCGACGGAAGTCCCGCTGTCGGAAGTCCCGCCGATGGAAGTCCCGCTGGCGGAAGTCCCGCCAAGGCCCCCGCCAAGGGCCGTCGCGGCACCGCCTTCACCCTCACCGTCGGCCTGTCCCTCGCCCTCCTCCTGCTGGCCCTGGTTTCCGCCGGGCTCGGGACGTACCACATCTCCCCCGGCGACGTCCTGGCCTCCGTACAGAACCGCATCGGTCTCGGCGGTGCGCCGCTGGACCGGGTCGGCGAGAGCGTGCTGTGGAACATCCGGCTGCCCCGGGTCGCCCTCGCCCTCCTCGTCGGCGCCTCGCTCGGCTGCGCGGGCGCGCTCATGCAGGGCGTGTTCGGCAACCCCCTGGCAGAGCCCGGTGTCATCGGCATCTCCGCCGGTGCGGCGGTCGGCGCGGTCGCCTCCATCGCGCTGGGGCTGAGCTTCTTCGGGAACTGGACGGTGACGTTCTGCGCGTTCGTCGCGGGCCTGATCACCGTGCTGCTCGTGTACGTCCTGTCCCGGTCCGGCGGCAGGACCGAAGTGGTCACGCTGATCCTCACCGGCATCGCCGTGAACGCCTTCGCGGGCGCGCTGATCGGTCTCGCGATCTTCTTCGCGGACAACGCGCAGATCACCCAGATCACCTTCTGGCAGCTCGGCTCCCTCGCCGGGGCCACCTGGCCGAAGGTCCTCGCCGTCCTGCCCTGCGCTCTCCTCGGCCTCCTCGCCGCCCCGTTCTACGCCCGCAGGCTGGACCTCCTCGCACTCGGCGAGCGCCCGGCCCGGCACCTGGGCGTGGACGTGGAGAAGATGCGCATGGCCCTGGTGCTGGTGGTGGCGCTGCTGACCGCCGCCGCCGTGGCCGTCGCGGGCATCATCACCTTCGTCGGCCTCCTCGTCCCGCACCTGCTGCGGATGGCGAACGGTCCCGGGCACCGCTTCCTCGTCCCCGGCAGTGCGCTCGGCGGCGCGATCGTCCTCCTCGCGGGCGACCTCGCGGCCCGTACGGTCGCCAACCCCGCCGAACTCCCCCTCGGCGTCCTGACCGCCCTCTTCGGCAGCCCCTTCTTCTTCTGGCTGCTGCGCAGGACCCGTCGCAAGCAAGGTGGCTGGGCATGA